Proteins co-encoded in one Capnocytophaga ochracea DSM 7271 genomic window:
- a CDS encoding L-threonylcarbamoyladenylate synthase, with protein sequence MAEFIKLYNENPNEKDINRVVEVLRRGGLIIYPTDTVYGLGCDITNTKALEKIARIKGVKLEKANFSFVCSDLKNLSDYVKQIDTSTFKLLKRTLPGPYTFIMQGNNNLPKDFKKKKTVGIRVPDNLIARTIVEKLGNPIVSTSIYDEDDVIEYTTDPELIFEKWQNKVDLVIDGGYGDNVASTVIDLSGDAPKVLREGKGDISII encoded by the coding sequence ATGGCTGAGTTTATAAAACTATATAATGAAAATCCCAATGAAAAAGATATAAATAGGGTAGTAGAAGTCCTTCGCCGTGGAGGATTGATTATTTATCCTACCGACACAGTTTACGGATTGGGCTGTGATATTACTAACACTAAAGCTCTTGAAAAGATTGCTCGTATCAAAGGGGTAAAGCTCGAAAAAGCAAACTTCTCTTTTGTGTGTTCTGATTTAAAGAACCTATCAGATTACGTAAAACAAATAGATACAAGTACTTTTAAGTTGTTGAAACGTACGTTACCTGGTCCTTATACTTTCATTATGCAAGGTAATAATAATTTACCTAAAGATTTTAAGAAGAAAAAAACAGTGGGTATTCGTGTCCCCGATAATTTAATAGCTCGTACAATTGTAGAGAAATTAGGGAACCCTATTGTATCTACCTCTATTTATGATGAAGATGATGTGATAGAATATACCACCGATCCAGAACTTATTTTCGAGAAATGGCAAAACAAAGTAGATTTGGTGATTGACGGCGGTTATGGCGATAATGTAGCTTCCACAGTTATAGACCTTTCAGGAGATGCTCCGAAAGTATTACGTGAAGGCAAAGGAGACATATCAATTATTTGA
- a CDS encoding PaaI family thioesterase — translation MNKETLQQLWETLPPNNLMRDWQMEIAEITESTITLSMPVTERVTQIDGVLHGGATLALAETAGSLGAYLLYREEGEQIRGIELSANHVRAGRVGDTLYAKAICVNAGRTLQLWEIKVTNQDEKLISYCKFTTIRINY, via the coding sequence ATGAATAAAGAAACCTTGCAACAACTGTGGGAAACACTACCGCCTAATAATTTAATGCGTGATTGGCAAATGGAAATTGCTGAAATTACTGAAAGTACTATTACTCTTAGTATGCCAGTTACCGAACGCGTTACTCAGATAGACGGGGTTCTTCACGGAGGGGCTACACTTGCGCTGGCAGAAACGGCAGGGAGTTTAGGAGCTTATTTGCTCTATCGAGAAGAAGGAGAGCAGATACGAGGTATAGAACTAAGTGCTAATCACGTGCGAGCAGGTAGGGTAGGGGATACACTCTATGCTAAGGCAATATGTGTGAATGCAGGTAGAACGCTCCAGTTATGGGAAATAAAAGTGACAAATCAAGACGAAAAGCTTATCTCTTACTGCAAATTTACCACTATACGAATTAATTACTAA
- a CDS encoding DUF4298 domain-containing protein, translating to MNKRYENISKMNDILAKLENTLTKAQEVLEEWKAIQPEYDQLVAYYDSKQWRQDYFDSNDGKIPDEVPQWVLTQDAIFDAIGTQFYLADEYRTLLDKIKAKEMNP from the coding sequence ATGAACAAACGATATGAGAATATTAGCAAGATGAACGACATTCTTGCTAAATTAGAAAATACTCTTACCAAAGCTCAAGAAGTATTGGAAGAATGGAAAGCAATTCAACCGGAGTATGACCAGTTGGTAGCTTATTACGATAGTAAACAGTGGCGCCAAGACTATTTTGATAGCAACGATGGTAAAATACCTGACGAAGTACCGCAATGGGTACTCACACAAGATGCTATTTTTGATGCTATTGGCACTCAGTTTTATTTAGCTGATGAATATCGCACTTTATTGGATAAAATTAAAGCAAAAGAAATGAATCCTTAG
- a CDS encoding septum formation initiator family protein, with protein sequence MKKLLEYLSLLKGYKLYLAILFFFIIWMTFFDANSILTHHELNKEREKLNKQKQFLKREIEKDKKELQSLYTEEGKEKLGREIYYLKHDDEEVFIIEYDSIN encoded by the coding sequence ATGAAAAAGTTACTTGAATATCTATCTTTATTGAAGGGCTATAAACTATATCTTGCCATATTATTCTTTTTTATAATATGGATGACTTTCTTTGATGCTAATTCTATATTAACTCACCACGAACTCAATAAAGAAAGAGAAAAACTCAATAAGCAAAAACAGTTCCTTAAAAGGGAGATTGAAAAAGATAAAAAAGAACTTCAATCTCTTTACACCGAAGAAGGTAAAGAGAAGTTAGGGCGTGAAATATACTATCTCAAACACGACGACGAAGAAGTGTTTATCATCGAATACGATAGCATTAATTAA
- the udk gene encoding uridine kinase translates to MLIIGITGGTGCGKTTVVNQIIKELSGEEVTVISQDSYYKDLSYLSFSDRTKINFDHPNSIDFDLLKEHLLALREGKDIQSPTYSFVEHNRTNETILVKPTKVVIVEGILIFAHPDIRELFDIKIFVHADSDERLIRRIKRDTTERGRDVNEVLNRYQTTLKPMHLEFIEPAKEFADIIIPNNKRNKVAIDIIKTIVHNRIFQK, encoded by the coding sequence ATGCTTATCATAGGAATTACAGGAGGAACAGGTTGTGGTAAAACAACTGTTGTCAATCAAATTATTAAAGAACTCTCAGGCGAGGAAGTTACCGTTATTTCACAAGATTCTTACTATAAAGATTTGAGTTATCTTAGCTTTTCTGACCGCACCAAAATCAATTTCGACCATCCCAACTCTATCGATTTTGATTTGCTTAAAGAACATTTATTAGCATTAAGAGAAGGAAAAGATATTCAAAGTCCTACTTATTCATTCGTAGAACACAACCGTACTAACGAAACCATTTTAGTTAAACCTACCAAAGTAGTAATTGTAGAAGGTATTCTTATCTTTGCACACCCCGATATCCGTGAGCTTTTTGATATTAAAATATTTGTACACGCCGATTCTGATGAACGACTTATACGTCGTATCAAACGCGATACAACCGAGAGAGGTCGTGATGTGAATGAAGTACTCAATCGCTATCAAACCACCTTAAAACCTATGCATTTAGAGTTTATTGAACCTGCTAAAGAATTCGCCGATATCATTATTCCTAATAATAAGCGCAATAAAGTAGCTATTGATATCATTAAAACAATAGTGCATAACCGTATATTTCAAAAATAA
- a CDS encoding NADAR family protein: protein MDYMTPQWIKYPELSEFTMGWRMGYGEEYRYHFWDWYDTLTSKQQQEYQKLFPYPVFWHHNNWKMINNDGKLSQDIVDNEEDYYFGSISFWQPKGMCKYSKETFLNSPKKLKFLFFWKPNADTIDESCFSQWQLSPFNVNADEYSCTEQYMMAEKARLFDDEEVEKEIMNTTDPKLIKSLGRKVRNFDPAVWDKVKYSIVLNGNYYKFTQNQAMMDFLLSTGDKILVEASPLDTIWGIGLGKDNEKAFNIASWRGKNLLGFALMEVRDELRKLYKNAHLLL from the coding sequence ATGGATTATATGACTCCGCAGTGGATTAAATATCCTGAACTTTCTGAATTTACGATGGGCTGGCGTATGGGCTATGGCGAAGAGTACCGTTACCATTTTTGGGATTGGTACGACACGCTTACATCCAAACAGCAACAAGAGTATCAAAAGCTTTTTCCTTATCCTGTTTTTTGGCATCACAACAATTGGAAAATGATTAATAATGACGGTAAATTATCTCAAGATATTGTTGATAATGAAGAGGATTATTACTTTGGAAGTATTTCCTTTTGGCAACCTAAGGGAATGTGTAAATATTCCAAAGAAACCTTTCTTAACTCTCCTAAAAAACTCAAGTTTCTCTTCTTTTGGAAACCTAATGCCGATACCATAGATGAATCCTGTTTTTCACAATGGCAACTTTCGCCTTTTAATGTAAATGCCGATGAATATTCGTGTACTGAACAGTATATGATGGCTGAAAAAGCTCGTTTGTTTGACGATGAAGAAGTAGAAAAGGAAATAATGAACACTACCGATCCTAAGCTGATAAAATCTTTAGGTAGAAAGGTGCGCAATTTCGACCCTGCCGTATGGGATAAGGTGAAATACAGTATTGTACTTAATGGCAATTACTATAAATTTACCCAAAACCAAGCAATGATGGATTTTCTTTTATCTACGGGTGATAAGATATTAGTAGAAGCCAGTCCGTTAGACACCATTTGGGGTATTGGTTTAGGTAAAGATAACGAAAAAGCGTTCAACATCGCTTCGTGGCGTGGTAAGAATCTCTTGGGGTTTGCCCTAATGGAAGTACGAGATGAACTGCGCAAACTTTATAAGAATGCACACTTGTTGCTGTAG
- the tig gene encoding trigger factor: MNINREQVDALNAVIKIAIEKNDYADKVEKVLNDYRKTASIPGFRKGHVPAGMIKRQYGKAVKFDEINRVLQDSLYKYIGDEKLNILGNPLPKEKKDIDLDADDFTFEFEIGLAPAIEVNLQPKKGIVRYEITVTDDQIDKQIERIQKQFGKLVAKGEVIDDDSLEVTGTFFNEEKGIDSQATFTLEELSNAVRKEFVGKKIGDQFQLQTKGLFKDAHSLMHYLKVSHDEAHHLDVEVTFTLEEVNEREKAALNQELFNKLFPDGSVTTEEQLRNKIREGAQQQYNEQADQHFLNTVTDYLVDNTQFDLPVAFLKKWLRTAGEKELTEQEAEKEYEHSEKGLRYQLIEGKVMEDNNLHPKFEELKDFARTYIKAQLSQYGMPTDDDSYVDGIVDRVLQNREEVQRIQQQLVFKKLIEFYKENVNTDVKKVTFDEFVKLAFPE, translated from the coding sequence ATGAATATAAACAGAGAGCAAGTAGATGCTTTGAATGCTGTCATTAAGATAGCTATTGAAAAAAACGACTACGCCGATAAAGTAGAGAAAGTACTAAACGATTACAGAAAAACTGCTTCTATTCCTGGATTTAGAAAGGGTCACGTACCTGCTGGTATGATTAAAAGACAGTATGGCAAAGCTGTGAAGTTTGACGAAATAAACCGAGTGTTACAAGACTCGTTATACAAATACATAGGCGATGAAAAACTCAATATTTTAGGTAACCCACTCCCCAAAGAGAAAAAAGACATCGACTTAGATGCCGATGACTTTACTTTTGAGTTTGAAATAGGCTTAGCTCCTGCTATCGAAGTAAACTTGCAACCTAAAAAAGGAATCGTTCGCTACGAAATTACCGTTACAGATGACCAAATCGACAAACAAATAGAACGCATTCAGAAACAATTTGGTAAACTCGTTGCCAAAGGCGAAGTTATAGATGATGACAGTCTTGAAGTGACTGGTACTTTCTTTAACGAGGAAAAAGGTATTGACTCACAAGCTACTTTCACCTTAGAAGAACTCAGCAATGCTGTTCGCAAAGAGTTTGTAGGCAAAAAGATAGGTGACCAATTTCAGTTGCAAACCAAAGGGTTGTTCAAAGATGCACACAGCTTAATGCACTACTTAAAAGTATCGCACGACGAAGCTCATCACTTAGATGTAGAAGTTACTTTTACGCTGGAAGAAGTGAATGAACGCGAAAAAGCTGCTTTAAACCAAGAATTGTTTAATAAACTCTTCCCTGATGGTTCTGTTACCACCGAAGAGCAATTACGCAACAAGATAAGAGAAGGTGCTCAACAACAATACAATGAGCAAGCCGACCAGCATTTCTTAAACACCGTTACCGATTATTTGGTAGACAATACTCAGTTTGACCTCCCTGTTGCTTTCCTTAAAAAATGGTTGCGCACCGCTGGTGAAAAAGAACTTACTGAGCAAGAAGCGGAAAAAGAATACGAGCATTCAGAAAAAGGATTGCGTTATCAGCTTATCGAAGGCAAGGTAATGGAAGATAATAACTTGCACCCTAAATTTGAAGAGTTAAAAGACTTTGCGCGCACTTATATCAAAGCACAGTTATCTCAATACGGTATGCCTACCGATGACGATAGTTATGTAGACGGCATTGTAGACCGTGTATTACAAAACCGCGAAGAAGTACAACGCATTCAGCAACAATTGGTATTTAAGAAACTCATTGAGTTTTACAAAGAAAATGTAAATACTGATGTAAAGAAAGTTACTTTCGATGAATTTGTAAAGTTAGCTTTCCCTGAATAG
- the clpP gene encoding ATP-dependent Clp endopeptidase proteolytic subunit ClpP, whose translation MNLSDEFRKYATKQHGVNSLYYDKIIGSMTPYIMEERQLNVAQMDVFSRLMMDRIIFLGTDVNDQVANIVTAQLLFLESVDSAKDIQIYINSPGGSVYAGLGIYDTMQFIKPDVATICTGIAASMAAVLLCAGTEGKRSALPHSRVMIHQPSGGAQGVASDMEINLKEMLKLKNELYEIIAKHSKQPFAKVYKDSERDYWMIAREAKEYGMIDEVLERK comes from the coding sequence GTGAATTTATCAGACGAATTTAGAAAATATGCTACTAAACAGCACGGTGTAAATAGCCTTTACTACGATAAGATTATCGGCAGTATGACCCCTTACATTATGGAGGAACGCCAGCTGAATGTAGCCCAAATGGACGTATTTTCGCGCTTGATGATGGATAGAATCATCTTCTTGGGCACCGATGTAAATGACCAAGTAGCGAATATTGTTACTGCGCAATTGCTTTTCTTGGAAAGTGTAGATAGCGCTAAAGATATTCAAATCTATATCAATTCGCCAGGAGGTAGCGTGTATGCCGGCTTAGGTATTTACGATACGATGCAGTTTATAAAACCTGATGTGGCTACTATCTGCACCGGTATTGCTGCTTCGATGGCTGCCGTATTGCTATGTGCTGGAACTGAGGGCAAACGTTCAGCTTTACCACACTCTCGTGTGATGATTCACCAACCTTCGGGAGGTGCACAAGGGGTAGCCAGCGATATGGAAATAAATCTAAAAGAAATGTTGAAACTCAAAAACGAACTCTACGAAATCATTGCCAAACACTCTAAGCAACCTTTTGCTAAAGTGTATAAAGACTCAGAACGCGACTACTGGATGATAGCACGCGAAGCTAAAGAGTATGGTATGATAGACGAAGTGTTAGAAAGAAAATAA
- the clpX gene encoding ATP-dependent Clp protease ATP-binding subunit ClpX, which translates to MAKKEVEYCSFCGRAEPETEMLIRGMAGNICNYCVEQANIIIEEAFGTKAQKGKPVVSGDMTLKTPQEIKKFLDQYVIGQDFTKKILSVAVYNHYKRLQQPDADDEVEIQKSNVIMVGETGTGKTLVARTIAKMLNVPIAIVDATVLTEAGYVGEDVESILSRLLQAADYDVEKAERGIVFIDEIDKIARKSDNPSITRDVSGEGVQQALLKLLEGSVVNVPPKGGRKHPDQKYIEVNTEHILFIAGGAFDGIERVISKRLNMQAVGYNSSKNTQVDRKNLVQYIIPKDLKDFGLIPEIIGRLPVLTYMNPLDKHTLRMILTEPKNAIIKQYKKLFEMDGIKFDITEEALDFIVEKALEYKLGARGLRSLCENILTDAMFELPNSGVKELTITKEYAEEKLNKSALQIAS; encoded by the coding sequence ATGGCTAAAAAAGAAGTAGAATATTGTTCATTCTGCGGTCGTGCAGAACCCGAAACCGAGATGCTAATTCGCGGTATGGCTGGTAATATATGCAACTATTGCGTTGAACAAGCTAATATCATTATAGAAGAGGCATTCGGTACTAAAGCTCAAAAAGGGAAGCCTGTAGTATCGGGTGATATGACCCTGAAAACCCCACAAGAGATTAAAAAATTCCTCGACCAGTATGTAATAGGTCAGGACTTTACTAAAAAAATACTCTCGGTGGCAGTATACAATCACTACAAGCGTTTGCAACAACCCGATGCCGACGATGAAGTGGAAATACAAAAGAGTAACGTGATAATGGTAGGTGAAACGGGTACAGGTAAAACCTTAGTAGCACGCACAATTGCTAAGATGCTAAATGTGCCTATTGCCATTGTAGACGCTACAGTACTGACTGAGGCTGGCTATGTAGGTGAAGATGTGGAGAGTATTCTCTCACGCCTGTTACAAGCTGCTGACTACGATGTGGAAAAAGCTGAAAGAGGCATCGTGTTCATAGACGAAATCGACAAGATTGCTCGCAAGAGCGACAATCCCTCTATCACTCGTGACGTATCGGGCGAAGGGGTACAGCAAGCACTGCTAAAACTCCTCGAAGGCTCTGTGGTGAACGTACCTCCCAAGGGCGGACGCAAGCACCCCGATCAGAAGTATATAGAAGTAAACACCGAACACATCTTGTTTATTGCCGGAGGAGCTTTCGACGGCATTGAGCGTGTTATTTCTAAACGCCTGAATATGCAAGCAGTGGGTTACAATTCGTCTAAAAATACACAAGTAGATAGGAAAAACTTGGTACAATACATCATACCCAAAGACCTAAAAGACTTCGGTTTGATACCCGAGATTATAGGTCGCTTGCCGGTGCTTACCTATATGAATCCATTAGATAAACACACTTTGCGTATGATTCTTACCGAACCTAAGAATGCTATCATCAAACAGTATAAAAAACTCTTTGAGATGGATGGCATTAAATTTGATATAACAGAAGAAGCGCTCGACTTTATCGTTGAGAAAGCCTTAGAGTATAAACTCGGCGCACGTGGTTTGCGTTCGCTATGCGAGAATATACTCACTGATGCGATGTTTGAGCTTCCTAATTCAGGCGTAAAAGAACTGACAATAACCAAAGAATACGCTGAGGAAAAACTCAACAAATCAGCTTTGCAAATAGCTTCTTAA
- a CDS encoding thioredoxin family protein — protein sequence MDTTQIIRNSLLKAVSYETYRNLIDKYATEGKSSGEEQTEERIYYTALNQKRYKRLDKTIEIPEDKAQFFVNYPKSVCLLVIIESWCADAAQIVPVVHKIATLNPKITMKLVFRDENEELMNLFLTNGGKAIPVVVFLDLEDKVLAHWGSRPSVATKMVEEEKAKNGKLTPEFKEELQKWYNQDKGATIVDDFMKIMKTL from the coding sequence ATGGATACAACGCAAATCATTCGCAATAGCCTCCTAAAAGCTGTTTCTTACGAGACCTATCGCAACCTGATAGACAAGTATGCAACAGAAGGAAAATCGAGCGGAGAAGAACAAACCGAAGAACGCATATATTACACTGCTTTAAACCAAAAACGCTACAAACGCTTAGATAAAACCATAGAAATACCTGAAGATAAGGCTCAATTCTTTGTAAACTACCCTAAGAGTGTTTGTTTATTAGTGATTATCGAAAGTTGGTGTGCTGATGCGGCTCAAATTGTACCCGTAGTACATAAAATAGCGACCCTCAACCCTAAAATCACTATGAAACTTGTTTTTAGAGATGAGAATGAAGAGCTGATGAATCTTTTTCTTACCAATGGAGGCAAAGCCATTCCTGTAGTAGTGTTTTTAGACTTAGAAGATAAGGTGTTAGCACATTGGGGCTCTCGTCCGTCAGTAGCTACTAAAATGGTAGAAGAAGAGAAGGCTAAGAATGGTAAACTCACCCCTGAATTCAAAGAAGAACTACAAAAATGGTACAACCAGGACAAAGGAGCCACCATTGTAGACGATTTTATGAAGATAATGAAAACATTGTAA
- the trmD gene encoding tRNA (guanosine(37)-N1)-methyltransferase TrmD: MRIDIISVVPELMESPFGYSIIKRAIDKQLVEVHFHNLHDYANNTYRQVDDYQFGGGAGMVLMIEPIDKCISALKAERDYDEVIFLTPDGDTLQQKMVNQLSLAKNLIILCGHFKGVDQRVRDHFITKEISIGDYVLSGGELGAAVLCDAIIRLIPGVLSDETSALTDSFQDNLLAPPVYTRPANYKGWEVPEILTSGNTPKIEQWRENMAYEHTKAKRPDLLK, from the coding sequence ATGCGTATTGATATTATATCGGTTGTTCCTGAACTAATGGAGAGTCCTTTTGGCTACTCCATTATAAAGCGTGCGATTGATAAACAATTAGTAGAAGTACATTTCCACAACTTGCACGACTATGCCAATAATACCTACCGACAAGTAGATGACTATCAGTTTGGGGGGGGGGCAGGTATGGTGCTAATGATAGAGCCTATCGATAAGTGTATTTCAGCACTCAAAGCTGAAAGAGATTATGATGAGGTGATATTCCTCACCCCTGATGGCGATACACTGCAACAAAAGATGGTTAACCAACTGTCGTTGGCTAAGAATCTTATCATCTTGTGTGGACACTTTAAAGGGGTAGACCAACGCGTACGCGACCACTTTATCACTAAAGAAATATCCATAGGTGACTATGTGCTTTCAGGTGGGGAATTAGGAGCTGCTGTACTCTGCGATGCAATTATTCGCCTTATCCCTGGTGTCCTCTCCGATGAAACCTCAGCCCTTACCGATTCGTTTCAAGACAATTTGTTGGCTCCACCAGTCTATACACGTCCTGCTAACTACAAGGGTTGGGAAGTACCCGAAATTCTTACCAGTGGCAATACCCCTAAAATAGAACAATGGCGGGAAAATATGGCTTATGAGCATACCAAAGCCAAACGACCTGACTTACTGAAATAA
- a CDS encoding AMP-binding protein, which produces MNKNLAYTYGASNISLIGETIDQNLRKTVEKYPNKEALISVHQDYRVTYAEFYAQVTAVAKGLIALGVKQGDRVGIWSPNCYEWTLLQYATAKIGAIMVNINPAYRTSELIYVINQSGISYIFAAPQFKSSNYKKMIDDAREFTETLRKEVYWGESWQHFLAHGEKVTDEKLLSFEERVQFDDPVNIQYTSGTTGNPKGVTLSHHNILNNGYFIGIRMNYTEKDRVCIPVPFYHCFGMVIGNIACTTHGATMVIPNDSFDATKTLEAVEKEKCTSLYGVPTMFISELYVLDKQPYDLSSLRTGVMAGALCPPEIMKRVKEQMNMHEITICYGMTETSPVSTQTKIGAPFEKQIYSVGTIHDHLEIKIINPETKAIVKRGENGELCTRGYSVMLKYWNSPQATQQVIDEQRWMHSGDLAMMDEDGYIHISGRIKDLIIRGGENISPKEIEDFLYTYKGVMDAQVIGVPSKKYGEEVMAWIKPKEGVTLTEEELHDFCKGRIAHYKVPRYWKFVEEFPMTISGKIRKVEMREISARELGLEDED; this is translated from the coding sequence ATGAATAAAAACTTAGCTTACACCTACGGAGCTTCCAATATCTCTCTTATAGGGGAGACTATCGACCAAAACCTTCGTAAAACAGTGGAAAAATACCCTAATAAGGAAGCGCTTATATCTGTACACCAGGACTACCGAGTTACTTACGCCGAGTTTTATGCACAAGTAACGGCTGTAGCCAAAGGGCTTATCGCCTTAGGTGTGAAACAAGGCGATAGGGTAGGTATTTGGTCGCCTAATTGCTATGAGTGGACGCTCTTGCAGTATGCTACCGCCAAAATAGGAGCGATAATGGTGAATATCAATCCTGCTTACCGCACCAGTGAGTTGATTTATGTAATCAATCAATCAGGGATATCATACATCTTTGCTGCCCCTCAGTTTAAAAGTAGTAATTATAAAAAGATGATAGACGATGCGCGTGAGTTCACTGAAACTTTGCGTAAAGAAGTGTATTGGGGAGAGAGCTGGCAACATTTCTTAGCACACGGTGAAAAAGTCACTGACGAGAAACTACTTTCTTTTGAAGAGAGAGTGCAGTTTGATGACCCAGTAAATATACAATATACTTCAGGAACTACGGGCAACCCCAAAGGTGTTACACTTTCTCACCACAATATCCTCAATAACGGTTATTTTATAGGTATCCGAATGAATTATACTGAAAAAGATAGAGTGTGTATTCCTGTACCTTTTTACCACTGTTTCGGAATGGTAATCGGCAATATCGCCTGCACAACACACGGTGCTACTATGGTAATCCCTAATGATAGTTTCGATGCTACTAAAACACTCGAAGCTGTAGAGAAAGAAAAATGTACTTCGCTTTATGGTGTGCCTACGATGTTCATCTCAGAACTGTATGTATTAGACAAACAACCTTATGATTTATCAAGTTTGCGTACAGGAGTAATGGCAGGTGCTTTGTGTCCTCCTGAAATTATGAAACGTGTAAAAGAGCAAATGAATATGCACGAAATAACCATTTGCTACGGTATGACAGAAACTTCGCCCGTCTCTACACAAACTAAAATAGGAGCACCTTTCGAGAAACAAATCTACTCGGTAGGAACTATTCACGACCACTTAGAGATTAAGATTATCAATCCTGAGACCAAAGCCATCGTCAAACGAGGTGAGAACGGTGAGCTATGTACTCGTGGCTATTCAGTAATGTTGAAGTATTGGAACAGTCCGCAGGCTACACAGCAGGTGATAGACGAACAACGCTGGATGCACTCTGGCGATTTGGCTATGATGGACGAGGATGGCTATATTCATATCTCAGGTCGCATTAAAGATTTGATTATTCGCGGAGGTGAGAATATCTCTCCTAAAGAAATAGAAGACTTCCTCTATACCTATAAAGGAGTAATGGACGCGCAAGTAATTGGTGTCCCTAGCAAAAAATACGGCGAAGAAGTTATGGCTTGGATTAAACCTAAAGAAGGGGTTACCCTCACTGAAGAAGAACTCCACGACTTCTGCAAAGGGCGTATTGCTCATTACAAAGTGCCTCGTTATTGGAAGTTTGTAGAAGAGTTCCCGATGACTATCTCGGGTAAAATACGCAAGGTAGAAATGCGTGAAATATCAGCCAGAGAACTCGGTTTAGAGGACGAAGATTAA